The Bacillus thuringiensis genomic interval TAAAAGCATTGCTAGGGGAAATCTATTAGAACTAGCCGAAAGTGCCTTAGCGAGCAAACTGACAGTCAGAACGCTAAAAGAAACAGAAACAATATATGACGCTGACGGAAACGTTGAAAAAGTAAAGGTTAAAGAGAAAGAACTTGATAAAGATAGCTTGGTAGCAATGATGGTTGCTAAGGCTGGAAACCCTGAACTTTATAACCCTACTGAATGGCGGAGATTGCAACAGGAAGAATCAAGTGCTCATGACCTTAAAGCTAAAATTGAAGAACTTGACGACTATAAGCTAAGTAAGTATAAAACGCCAGAAATCAAAGTCCCAGAGGGGTTTGAATGAAAAAATATTGGGTAGTTGAAGACCATTTGGGCGGAGGACTTTATCTGATGTCAGAAAATACTTCAGAAAAAGAATTAGAAGAAGTTGAAGATTATTGTGAGACGTGTGGAGACAACGATTCTATTATTGGTCAGTTTTCAAACTGGAAACAACTTAAAAAAGAAATGACTGATGACGAAGGTTGGTGTCCATATTCAGATGAATATTTGCAATCAGTATTTGAATAGAAAGGGAATGAATGTATTATTTAAATAAAATGTTGGAATACAACAAAGAAAACGGCATTATTATTAATAAGTACATTCGCAAGACTATTCAGAAGCAAATACGTATTCATAACAAATATATTTATCGCTATGACCGTGTTACGCAAGCTATTGAATGGATAGAAGACAACTTCTACCTGACTACTGGTAACCTGATGAAAATTGAGCTACTTCCAACACAAAAATGGTGGTATGAGTTAATGTTAGGCTATGATATGGTTGATGAAAAAGGTGTTCAAGTCAACCTAATTAATGAGATTTTTCTTAATTTAGGCCGTGGATCAGGTAAGTCTAGTTTAATGGCTACGCGCGTGCTTAACTGGATGATTTTAGGCGGACAATATGGCGGAGAAAGTCTAGTTATTGCATACGATAATACACAGGCTAGACACGTATTTGACCAAGTTAGGAATCAAACGGAAGCAAGTGATACATTAAGAGTGTACAATGAAAACAAGATTTTCAAGAGTACAAAACAAGGGCTAGAATTTACGTCTTTCAAAACCACTTTTAAAAAGCAAACAAATGATACTTTACGAGCGCAAGGTGGTAACAGTTCCCTTAATATATTTGATGAAGTCCATACCTATGGCGAGGATATAACAGAGTCAGTTAATAAAGGTTCACGTCAAAAACAAGATAACTGGCAAAGTATTTACATCACTTCTGGCGGACTTAAACGCGACGGACTTTATGATAAACTTGTTGAACGATTCAAATCAGAAGAAGAATTTTACAATGATAGGTCATTCGGCTTGCTTTACATGCTAGAAAATCATGAGCAGGTCAAAGATAAAAAGAATTGGACTATGGCTTTACCACTTATTGGCAATGTTCCTAAGTGGTCAGGAGTTATTGAAGAATACGAACTTGCGCAAGGAGATCCAGCGTTACAAAATAAGTTCTTAGCGTTTAATATGGGCTTACCTATGCAAGATACAGCTTACTACTTCACTCCGCAAGATACTAAACTAACAGAGTTCAATTTATCTGTATTTAATAAAAATAGAACTTATGTCGGAATTGACCTATCCTTAATTGGCGATTTAACCGCTGTATCGTTCGTTTGTGAGTTAGAGGG includes:
- a CDS encoding bacteriophage terminase small subunit translates to MQTQKGGRPTILPKMYEEPLFSQIIDKIESGCNDREIYTSLHCSAKTFRKWRDDNIKAYDEAKSIARGNLLELAESALASKLTVRTLKETETIYDADGNVEKVKVKEKELDKDSLVAMMVAKAGNPELYNPTEWRRLQQEESSAHDLKAKIEELDDYKLSKYKTPEIKVPEGFE
- a CDS encoding terminase TerL endonuclease subunit; the encoded protein is MYYLNKMLEYNKENGIIINKYIRKTIQKQIRIHNKYIYRYDRVTQAIEWIEDNFYLTTGNLMKIELLPTQKWWYELMLGYDMVDEKGVQVNLINEIFLNLGRGSGKSSLMATRVLNWMILGGQYGGESLVIAYDNTQARHVFDQVRNQTEASDTLRVYNENKIFKSTKQGLEFTSFKTTFKKQTNDTLRAQGGNSSLNIFDEVHTYGEDITESVNKGSRQKQDNWQSIYITSGGLKRDGLYDKLVERFKSEEEFYNDRSFGLLYMLENHEQVKDKKNWTMALPLIGNVPKWSGVIEEYELAQGDPALQNKFLAFNMGLPMQDTAYYFTPQDTKLTEFNLSVFNKNRTYVGIDLSLIGDLTAVSFVCELEGKTYSHTLTFSVRSQYEQLDTEQQELWTEFVDRGELILLDTEYINVNDLIPHINDFRTKTGCRLRKVGYDPARYEILKGLIERYFFDKDGDNQRAIRQGFSMSDYIKLLKSKLAENKLIHNQKVMQWALNNTAVKIGQNGDYMYTKKLEKDKIDPTVALTMALEMAVSDEV